The Bacteroidia bacterium sequence AGAAAATATTCAAACAGGAACATTGATTACGAAACAATAAGATGAAAAACACCAATCAAAAATTCCATGAGATTGACCAGGAATATTATCTCCGGACTTTTAAACGATACCCGATTACCCTGGCTTCAGGAAAGGGCGCTAAGGTATGGGATGTGGAAGGAAAGGAATACATTGATGCGGTAGCCGGCATTGCGGTAAACAGCGTGGGGCATTGCCATCCGGCAGTGGTTGAGGCTATTCAAAAACAGGCAGAAAAGCTGATCCATATTTCAAACTTTTACCTGAGCGAACCACAGGCACACCTTTCCCAAAAGCTTGCAGAAATATCGGGACTCGACCGCGTTTTCCTGACCAACAGCGGTGCAGAGGCCGTGGAGGGTGCATTGAAGATTGCACGGAAACACGCCCACAGCATAGGCCGGGGCGGAAACATAATTTCAATGCATGGATGCTTTCATGGGCGTACACTGGCCACGATCGCCACAGGGAAAAAAGAAATGCAAAACGGATTTGAGCCAATTCCTCAAGGATTTATCCAGGTGCCGTTTAATGATATAGACGCAGTAGCAGCCGCCCTGAACGAGGAAGTAGCGGCAGTAATTGTGGAACCTTTGCAGGGCGAAGGCGGAATAATAGAGGCCCAACCTGAATATCTACAACAATTGCGTCAACTCTGTGATGAAAACAACACCGTCCTGATCTTCGATGAAATCCAATCCGGAATAGGCCGTACAGGAAAATGGTTTGCCAAGGACCATTATGGCGTGCAGCCGGATATTATGACACTGGCTAAAGGGCTTGGCGGGGGCGTTCCCATCGGGGCTGTTCTTTCCACTGAAGCGGTGAGCGCTGCTATAAATTTTGGAGATCATGGGACTACCTTTGGCGGCAACCCGCTGGTATGTGCAGCATCCCTGGCCGTGCTAAAGGTGATAGAAGACGAAAACCTGCTGAAAGCCGCAGATGAAAAAGGCAAATGGCTGCGTCAGCAAATTAATTCTTTGAATGAACCTTCTATTAAAAAAATAAAAGGTCTGGGTCTGATGCTGGGAATTGAATTTGAATTTGAAACAAAACCTTTGGTAGCAGAAATGCTGAGCAGAGGTGTACTGGCCAATTCCACAGCAGGCAACGTTTTGCGGCTTGTTCCCCCGCTCAACATCGGATACCCGGAACTGGAATTATTGGTGAGTGTTTTAATATTATCATTAAATAAATTAAAAGAAAATGCATAAAAAAAGAGTTGCGATAATTGGCGCCACAGGATATACAGGATCGGAGCTGGTTGGGATTTTAAAAAACCATGATAAAGTAGAAATTGCCCTCATCACCTCTGAAAGCCGGGCAGGGGAAAAATTCTCGGATGTTCACCGGTCATTTCAGGGCATAGTGGACGACCGCCTCGGCAAGGCTGAGCAGATAGATCAGGCGGAAGCTGACCTGGTTTTCCTGGCGCTGCCTCATGGTATTTCAATGGAATATGTGAGGCGGTTTGCGCAGAAAAAATTCCGCATTGTTGATCTGTCTGGCGACTTTCGACTAAGTTCGCCAGCGATGTATACGGAATGGTATCAGAAGGATCACACATACAAGGAAGGTTTTGAGCAGGCTGCTTACGGACTTCCGGAGCTTTTTCGCGATGAAGTGAAGAATGCCCGGCTCGTGGCCAATCCCGGATGTTATCCTACTTCTGCAATCCTTGCACTTGCCCCGCTTTGCAAGAGTAATATGCTGAAAACCTCTACAATAATTGTGGATGCGAAATCGGGAATTA is a genomic window containing:
- a CDS encoding acetylornithine transaminase, yielding MKNTNQKFHEIDQEYYLRTFKRYPITLASGKGAKVWDVEGKEYIDAVAGIAVNSVGHCHPAVVEAIQKQAEKLIHISNFYLSEPQAHLSQKLAEISGLDRVFLTNSGAEAVEGALKIARKHAHSIGRGGNIISMHGCFHGRTLATIATGKKEMQNGFEPIPQGFIQVPFNDIDAVAAALNEEVAAVIVEPLQGEGGIIEAQPEYLQQLRQLCDENNTVLIFDEIQSGIGRTGKWFAKDHYGVQPDIMTLAKGLGGGVPIGAVLSTEAVSAAINFGDHGTTFGGNPLVCAASLAVLKVIEDENLLKAADEKGKWLRQQINSLNEPSIKKIKGLGLMLGIEFEFETKPLVAEMLSRGVLANSTAGNVLRLVPPLNIGYPELELLVSVLILSLNKLKENA
- the argC gene encoding N-acetyl-gamma-glutamyl-phosphate reductase, which encodes MHKKRVAIIGATGYTGSELVGILKNHDKVEIALITSESRAGEKFSDVHRSFQGIVDDRLGKAEQIDQAEADLVFLALPHGISMEYVRRFAQKKFRIVDLSGDFRLSSPAMYTEWYQKDHTYKEGFEQAAYGLPELFRDEVKNARLVANPGCYPTSAILALAPLCKSNMLKTSTIIVDAKSGITGAGIKAKPVTHYSNVSDNFQAYGIKTHRHTIEIQNTLEELTGDMPPIQFTPHLLPVDRGILSTIYAQPAEKTSREKLNALYKDFYQNEPFVRITENPPAIKEVRGSNYCNIYVDYDERTNNIILISVIDNLVKGAAGQAVQNMNIMLGFSEHEGLHQIPMNP